In the Solibacillus sp. FSL K6-1523 genome, one interval contains:
- a CDS encoding Na(+)/H(+) antiporter subunit F1: MINTILNMSLFLFMIAIALSLYRVIKGPSLPDRAIALDTIGVNLISAIAIVSIVLKTKAFLEAILILGILAFIGTIAFSKYIERGVIVERKSAD; this comes from the coding sequence ATGATAAATACGATTTTAAACATGTCACTGTTCTTATTTATGATAGCAATCGCGCTGTCGTTATACCGTGTGATTAAAGGACCATCGCTTCCAGATCGTGCGATAGCTCTTGATACAATTGGTGTCAATTTAATTTCTGCAATTGCCATTGTCTCCATTGTTTTAAAAACGAAAGCTTTTTTAGAAGCGATTTTGATTTTAGGGATTTTAGCATTTATCGGGACGATTGCGTTTTCGAAATACATTGAAAGAGGTGTAATCGTTGAGCGTAAATCAGCTGATTGA
- a CDS encoding Na+/H+ antiporter subunit G, whose product MSVNQLIELVAALLILFGAVVSVISAFGMIRLPDVYTRSHAATKSATLSVLSCLLGAFIYFWIHDGYVSIRLILGIIFVFITAPVAGHLVCRAAYRSRVPLAKGSGDDALKPVLFGNDESENEMK is encoded by the coding sequence TTGAGCGTAAATCAGCTGATTGAGTTAGTAGCAGCGTTGCTTATTTTGTTTGGCGCGGTTGTTAGTGTTATAAGCGCATTTGGCATGATTCGCCTTCCGGATGTTTACACACGTTCCCATGCAGCTACAAAAAGCGCGACACTATCTGTATTAAGTTGTCTATTAGGCGCATTTATTTATTTTTGGATACATGATGGCTATGTAAGTATTCGCTTAATATTAGGAATTATTTTCGTCTTCATTACAGCACCTGTTGCGGGGCATTTAGTTTGCCGGGCTGCTTATCGTTCACGTGTTCCATTAGCAAAAGGATCTGGTGACGATGCGCTAAAGCCTGTGTTGTTTGGAAATGATGAGTCAGAAAATGAAATGAAATAA
- a CDS encoding SDR family NAD(P)-dependent oxidoreductase, with translation MKKLDGKVAIITGGAGGIGMGMATAFVKEGAKVVIVDLNAEAGNVAIKTLQEYQPESMFIQANLMEHDKLGNIVTQVVERYGKLDILVNNAHASRMNSIEDTTQADFDFSFNTGFYPTFYLMQAALPYLKESKGNIINFASGAGINGDVNQGSYAVAKEAIRGITRVAANEFGPFGINVNIISPIAKSPGMIQWAEDNPEYYQGMLSKIPLRRLGEVEDDIGRVAVFLASEDSAYITGQTIMVDGGSIKLR, from the coding sequence ATGAAAAAACTTGATGGAAAAGTAGCAATTATTACAGGTGGCGCAGGCGGTATTGGTATGGGTATGGCAACTGCTTTTGTAAAAGAAGGAGCAAAAGTAGTAATTGTTGACTTAAATGCTGAAGCAGGAAATGTAGCGATCAAAACATTACAAGAATACCAACCAGAATCAATGTTCATTCAAGCAAACCTTATGGAACATGACAAGCTTGGAAATATCGTGACACAAGTTGTTGAGCGCTATGGCAAACTAGACATTTTAGTAAACAATGCACACGCATCAAGAATGAACTCAATTGAAGATACAACACAAGCTGATTTTGATTTCTCATTTAATACTGGATTCTACCCAACGTTCTACTTAATGCAAGCTGCACTACCTTACTTAAAAGAATCAAAAGGTAACATCATCAACTTCGCATCAGGCGCTGGTATTAACGGAGATGTAAACCAAGGTTCTTACGCAGTTGCAAAAGAAGCGATTCGCGGAATTACACGTGTAGCAGCTAACGAATTTGGTCCATTTGGTATTAATGTAAACATCATTTCACCAATCGCTAAATCACCAGGTATGATTCAATGGGCAGAAGATAATCCAGAATACTACCAAGGAATGCTTTCAAAAATTCCTCTAAGAAGATTAGGTGAAGTTGAAGATGATATCGGTCGCGTTGCTGTATTCTTAGCAAGCGAAGATTCTGCTTACATCACTGGACAAACAATCATGGTAGACGGCGGATCAATTAAATTACGCTAA
- a CDS encoding GntR family transcriptional regulator — protein sequence MDFNAQSTTPIYIQIAEWLENEILAERLLPEGKVYSQYQLAEIFNINPATAGKGLTILVENEILFKKRGLGMFVVADAKERILATRRNHNLTKMAQDIVQEAKRLAVSDEELITLIRQIQKEG from the coding sequence TTGGATTTCAACGCACAAAGCACGACGCCAATTTATATACAAATAGCAGAATGGCTTGAAAATGAAATATTAGCAGAGCGCTTATTACCTGAAGGCAAAGTGTATTCGCAATATCAACTTGCTGAAATCTTTAATATCAATCCCGCAACAGCCGGAAAAGGGCTAACGATTTTAGTTGAAAACGAAATTTTATTTAAAAAAAGGGGGCTTGGCATGTTCGTTGTAGCAGATGCGAAAGAACGAATATTAGCAACACGTCGCAATCATAATTTAACGAAAATGGCGCAGGACATTGTACAGGAAGCGAAAAGATTAGCTGTATCAGATGAAGAGTTAATTACGCTAATTAGGCAAATTCAAAAGGAGGGTTGA
- a CDS encoding ABC transporter ATP-binding protein, with product MIQCEKLEKRYGKNNVLTNVSFQIDEPKIIGLIGRNGVGKSTLLKLLAGHLKETGGHVQVLGKRPFNALHVAANVILIEDSMSFPSIFTLKEILLHAKRFYPNFATELAFDLLRYVGISEKNEHMQLSKGQMAVFNLIYGLATRCAITLLDEPMNGMDEAVRADMYRAILKDYIAFPRLIIISSHYLQEMEHLIEEILLFHDGVVELYAPLEEVQQMALRIVGQKEEIEPLLEKAHVFYKREQSPLFEAIIENNRLEIPASVKSQSLSASEVCKYLTSSKEGTIDDIFK from the coding sequence GTGATTCAATGTGAAAAATTAGAAAAGCGTTACGGAAAGAACAATGTATTAACAAATGTCAGTTTTCAAATTGATGAGCCGAAAATTATCGGTTTAATCGGACGCAATGGTGTGGGAAAATCGACGCTTCTCAAATTATTAGCAGGGCATTTAAAGGAAACAGGCGGGCATGTGCAAGTGCTTGGGAAAAGACCGTTTAATGCATTACATGTTGCAGCGAATGTTATTTTAATCGAGGATTCGATGTCGTTTCCATCAATATTTACATTGAAGGAGATTTTATTACATGCGAAACGTTTTTACCCGAATTTTGCAACGGAACTCGCATTTGATTTACTGCGCTATGTCGGGATTTCGGAAAAAAACGAACATATGCAATTATCCAAGGGGCAAATGGCAGTATTCAATTTAATTTACGGCTTGGCAACACGCTGTGCGATCACACTTTTGGATGAGCCGATGAATGGCATGGATGAAGCCGTTCGTGCGGATATGTACCGGGCAATTTTGAAGGATTATATCGCATTCCCACGGTTAATCATTATATCGAGTCATTATTTACAGGAGATGGAGCATTTAATTGAAGAGATTTTATTGTTTCATGATGGAGTAGTAGAGCTGTATGCACCACTAGAAGAAGTGCAGCAAATGGCACTTCGTATCGTTGGGCAAAAAGAAGAGATCGAGCCGCTTTTAGAAAAGGCACATGTGTTTTATAAGCGTGAGCAATCGCCATTATTTGAGGCGATCATTGAAAATAACAGACTTGAAATACCAGCTAGTGTGAAGAGCCAATCATTAAGTGCGAGTGAAGTGTGTAAATATTTGACGAGCAGTAAGGAGGGGACAATTGATGACATCTTTAAATAA
- a CDS encoding metallophosphoesterase, whose amino-acid sequence MKKLLKLVLFVAAVYVFLYVNNNWMMTTKLVHESEKIPESFHGYRVTQITDLHDATFGKNQSRLVEKVRKTKPDAIFITGDLVDSRRYNLQNSLQAVEQFVEIADVYYVLGNHEVALNLMDEIYLALTDLGVHVLPNDAVVLERDGERIAIAGIEDPLMGRPVGEMIDQAMKGVDDGLFTMLLSHRPEQFETYVEKEMDYVFTGHAHGGQIRLPFIGGLVAPSQGLLPKYTAGIFEENDTTMVISRGLGNSVFPYRIFNLPQIITVEFQRK is encoded by the coding sequence GTGAAAAAGTTATTAAAATTAGTTCTGTTTGTAGCAGCAGTTTATGTGTTTTTGTATGTGAATAACAATTGGATGATGACGACGAAGCTAGTGCATGAATCAGAAAAAATTCCGGAAAGCTTTCATGGGTATCGGGTAACACAAATAACGGATTTGCATGATGCGACATTCGGCAAAAATCAATCGCGCTTAGTGGAAAAGGTACGGAAAACGAAGCCTGATGCGATTTTTATTACAGGTGATTTAGTTGATAGTCGACGCTATAATTTGCAAAATAGCTTGCAAGCAGTGGAACAGTTTGTTGAAATTGCGGATGTTTATTACGTGCTCGGAAATCACGAGGTAGCGCTAAATTTAATGGACGAAATTTATTTGGCGCTGACGGATTTAGGGGTGCACGTTTTACCGAATGATGCAGTGGTGTTAGAGCGTGACGGGGAACGCATCGCCATTGCCGGTATAGAAGATCCGTTAATGGGACGTCCTGTTGGAGAGATGATTGATCAGGCGATGAAAGGCGTAGATGACGGGCTTTTCACGATGCTGCTATCACATCGACCAGAACAATTTGAAACGTATGTTGAAAAAGAAATGGATTATGTATTTACGGGGCATGCACATGGTGGACAAATAAGACTGCCGTTTATAGGTGGGCTCGTTGCACCATCGCAAGGATTACTCCCAAAATATACAGCTGGTATTTTTGAAGAGAATGATACAACAATGGTTATTAGTCGAGGATTAGGAAATAGCGTTTTTCCATATCGGATTTTTAACCTCCCGCAAATTATTACGGTGGAATTTCAGCGGAAATAA
- a CDS encoding methyl-accepting chemotaxis protein: MKVKSLGAKLTLSIIILLTVTCAILGVSSYYNSYNALEIQIQDNLQSRAGDVSNYIEEFFKRTNTEVESIAEQAVIQNMNFDEQSMYLNKRLSESEDYIGFGIVDANGVAHYLDGSTADLADRPYITEAFQGKTVMSDTIISRVTNEPVIMIATPIATTTGEEALLLARMDGYFLSSVLEDIVVGDTGYAFLVNKEGIIQAHPNADYVKEQKNFLAEAKETGEMTGEALAIERMISHEKGFFEFAQTDKKKRFLGYYNLENNWSMGILAAEHEMFVSLNQMKIILTISTFSVLFIGFIFAVVVSSQISRPIREVVKVSEFIAQGDFTHQPYERHQKRQDELGVLSRSLTKVVESMRTMITKVHTSSMNVSESSCELMGDVNQVTTNAKQIVQSIEEVQRSSNSQAQVAEESATAMGQMAIGIQQVAEVASTVAEHTNIIEDKVRDGYQAVHHSITQMKAIQEGTEIELEIIHKLKQESLEIGLISKMITDISDQTNLLALNASIEAARAGEAGKGFAVVAGEVRKLSEQTANSASQINILIEKVQRYTENVVTAAESGEEKVTLGIQSIHQLEQRFGEIVAVVTQIATEIEELSGSAQQMSANTEEVSASMEEMSASVASAVGFVRDVTQSATGQLNTVDEMAKQAQELSTMAQELQVAIRQFKL; this comes from the coding sequence ATGAAAGTAAAAAGTCTAGGTGCAAAGCTAACATTATCAATTATTATATTATTAACGGTAACATGTGCAATTTTGGGCGTATCAAGTTATTACAATAGTTACAATGCATTAGAAATTCAAATTCAAGATAACCTGCAATCAAGGGCGGGGGATGTTTCAAATTACATAGAAGAATTTTTTAAACGTACGAATACAGAAGTTGAAAGTATTGCAGAACAAGCCGTTATTCAAAATATGAATTTTGATGAGCAATCTATGTACTTAAATAAGCGCCTTTCTGAAAGTGAGGACTATATCGGTTTTGGTATTGTTGATGCGAATGGGGTAGCGCATTATTTAGACGGCAGTACAGCGGATTTAGCGGATCGTCCGTATATTACGGAAGCTTTTCAAGGGAAAACTGTAATGTCGGATACTATTATTAGCCGTGTAACAAATGAACCCGTTATTATGATCGCAACACCCATTGCGACAACAACAGGTGAAGAAGCGTTATTACTAGCGCGAATGGATGGTTACTTTTTATCTTCCGTTTTAGAGGATATCGTCGTTGGTGATACGGGTTACGCCTTTTTAGTGAACAAAGAAGGCATCATTCAAGCGCATCCTAATGCTGATTATGTAAAAGAACAAAAGAACTTTTTAGCTGAGGCGAAAGAAACTGGAGAAATGACAGGGGAAGCTTTAGCAATTGAGAGAATGATTAGCCATGAAAAGGGATTTTTTGAATTTGCTCAAACTGACAAGAAAAAACGCTTTTTAGGCTATTATAATTTGGAAAATAACTGGTCGATGGGTATTTTGGCTGCTGAGCATGAAATGTTTGTTAGTTTAAATCAAATGAAAATTATTTTAACAATTTCTACGTTCAGTGTACTATTCATTGGCTTCATATTTGCAGTAGTTGTTTCAAGCCAAATTAGTCGACCAATTCGTGAAGTGGTAAAAGTAAGTGAATTTATTGCACAGGGTGATTTTACGCATCAACCATACGAAAGGCATCAAAAACGCCAAGATGAGCTAGGAGTTTTATCGCGTTCGTTAACAAAAGTCGTGGAAAGTATGCGGACAATGATTACGAAAGTTCATACGAGTTCCATGAATGTGAGCGAGTCATCTTGTGAGCTGATGGGTGATGTGAATCAAGTGACAACGAATGCTAAACAAATTGTACAATCAATTGAAGAAGTACAGCGCAGTTCGAATAGTCAAGCGCAAGTCGCAGAGGAAAGTGCAACGGCGATGGGACAAATGGCGATAGGGATTCAGCAAGTGGCAGAAGTGGCGAGCACAGTAGCAGAACATACAAATATTATTGAAGATAAAGTTCGTGATGGCTATCAGGCGGTGCATCATTCCATAACGCAAATGAAAGCCATTCAAGAAGGGACGGAAATCGAGCTAGAAATTATCCATAAATTAAAGCAAGAATCGTTAGAAATTGGTTTAATATCAAAAATGATTACGGATATTTCAGATCAAACCAATTTACTAGCGCTAAATGCATCCATTGAAGCAGCACGAGCAGGTGAGGCTGGGAAAGGGTTTGCGGTCGTTGCGGGAGAAGTTCGAAAGCTATCCGAACAAACTGCCAATTCTGCATCTCAAATTAATATTTTAATCGAAAAAGTCCAACGCTATACAGAGAATGTGGTTACCGCTGCGGAATCGGGTGAAGAAAAAGTGACGCTCGGTATCCAATCCATTCACCAATTGGAGCAACGTTTTGGTGAAATTGTCGCAGTCGTTACGCAAATCGCAACCGAAATAGAAGAATTAAGCGGTTCTGCACAACAAATGAGTGCGAATACGGAAGAAGTTTCAGCATCGATGGAAGAAATGTCGGCATCTGTTGCATCGGCAGTAGGGTTTGTCCGTGATGTAACACAATCTGCAACAGGTCAGCTGAATACAGTGGATGAAATGGCTAAACAAGCCCAGGAACTTTCGACGATGGCACAAGAATTACAAGTAGCGATTCGCCAGTTTAAATTATAA
- a CDS encoding alanyl-tRNA editing protein, producing the protein MYLIINKKSDASNEIKVTALVTYAKLELKELIHLKNLYYYQDSMLSEFRANIVRTGSEENRNYVVLDNTAFYPTGGGQPHDTGWINDIEIIDVEKVGEEIRHYTLADVTSLKGEVHGKLNWTRRFDHMQQHAGQHILTAAFVELFDFATVSFHLGTELATIDLNTADVTAEQLAAVESRANEIILENRPIETKWVDKEGLAEYNLRKEVTVDEDIRLVIIPEYDYNGCGGTHPTSTGQVGLIKILATEKMKQQIRIHFVCGQRVLQQLAMRKQVLSEVARQLSVPEENAADALRNFAQTAKANDKALGEAQDALLVFEARELAKDTIAASVFSNRSIQQLQKLARFITQENPDAIALLVAENEEKLQFVASRGANITHSMKDISSAILPLINGKGGGNDALIQGGGEKVLTAGQLLDEMKKIYV; encoded by the coding sequence ATCTATTTAATCATAAACAAAAAATCGGATGCGTCAAATGAAATCAAAGTGACAGCGCTCGTTACATATGCCAAACTAGAACTTAAGGAGCTGATACATTTGAAAAACCTATACTATTATCAAGATTCAATGCTCTCTGAATTTAGGGCAAATATTGTGCGCACAGGTTCAGAAGAAAACCGTAATTACGTAGTACTCGATAATACAGCCTTCTACCCAACAGGTGGTGGACAGCCACATGACACGGGCTGGATTAATGATATTGAAATAATAGATGTCGAAAAAGTGGGTGAGGAAATTCGTCATTATACATTAGCGGATGTTACTTCATTAAAGGGAGAAGTTCACGGCAAGCTCAATTGGACCCGCCGCTTTGACCATATGCAGCAGCATGCAGGGCAACATATATTAACAGCTGCTTTTGTGGAGCTTTTTGATTTTGCGACTGTGAGTTTTCATTTAGGCACAGAGTTAGCCACAATTGACTTGAATACAGCGGATGTCACTGCGGAGCAATTAGCAGCTGTAGAAAGCCGCGCCAATGAAATTATTTTAGAAAACCGTCCGATCGAAACAAAATGGGTGGATAAAGAAGGGTTAGCTGAATACAATTTAAGAAAAGAAGTAACAGTGGATGAAGATATTCGTTTAGTTATTATTCCAGAATATGATTACAACGGTTGTGGCGGTACACATCCGACTTCTACGGGACAAGTTGGATTAATAAAAATCCTCGCTACCGAAAAAATGAAGCAGCAAATTCGCATTCATTTTGTATGTGGGCAACGTGTTTTACAACAATTAGCGATGCGCAAACAAGTGTTAAGCGAAGTTGCGCGACAATTAAGTGTTCCCGAGGAAAATGCAGCCGATGCTTTACGAAATTTCGCACAAACAGCTAAGGCGAACGATAAAGCCCTTGGAGAAGCGCAAGATGCACTGCTCGTTTTTGAAGCACGTGAGCTAGCAAAAGATACAATTGCCGCAAGTGTATTTTCAAACCGCTCCATTCAACAACTACAAAAGTTAGCACGTTTTATTACACAGGAAAATCCTGATGCTATCGCCCTTTTAGTAGCCGAAAACGAGGAAAAGTTACAATTCGTTGCTTCTCGTGGTGCGAATATTACGCACTCTATGAAAGATATTTCTTCAGCTATCCTTCCTTTAATTAACGGAAAAGGTGGCGGCAATGATGCCCTCATACAAGGTGGTGGTGAAAAGGTTCTTACCGCCGGGCAGTTGTTAGATGAAATGAAAAAGATATACGTCTAA
- a CDS encoding DUF6509 family protein has protein sequence MNITQFSIETILDPTNIIEGKRFELLLDVEVDEEDELYSEAGLEIRAIIGVLDENVRVISYFIIDKKDNAYLEFELEEEEQQMILDFCNEELKSELGLA, from the coding sequence ATGAATATTACACAATTTTCGATTGAAACGATTTTAGACCCAACGAATATTATAGAAGGCAAGCGCTTTGAGCTTTTATTAGATGTGGAAGTTGATGAAGAGGACGAGCTTTATTCAGAAGCAGGCCTTGAAATCCGTGCCATTATCGGCGTACTGGATGAAAATGTGCGCGTTATCAGCTATTTTATTATTGATAAAAAGGATAATGCTTACTTAGAGTTTGAATTAGAAGAAGAAGAACAACAAATGATTTTGGATTTTTGTAACGAAGAGTTAAAATCAGAATTAGGATTAGCATAA
- a CDS encoding CAP and S-layer homology domain-containing protein, which yields MKKITISLIVIFTYNGFTLLTEAASYSDVSTKHPSYNAIQWADKYGIASGNNGQFNPASSVTEAQFAKMYVEFFQFPSVPNERTDSHVWSDIYYDRLNYYNAPVKGADNYSVREKSINRGTLAQLIAFAHGKPSDLNSAVTYLMAEGISSGQNMNESDPAKIFGASNSLTRSQAVTFLYRMSQNNQGTLAASVLSGTSNVAPTKPTTPLESLDASKLYDVGGNLSYYITNSNYKEFELAVLSGKDKIGGYITKKGAILEGFEVGKAYKGEAKVKKNGKLIYILVDKLNGNKIDAIYWENADEVSAKKFKMMKRDTSASKYSSLEFLFIEITNVTRANNEIHALKYDPKVAKLAKNHSTDMNTNNYFDHYSQSGVSPFDRMENAGLYFTTAGENLSYNYPTIFEAHNGLLNSQGHRDNINNKYFSYAGVGITGSYYTIKFITYPK from the coding sequence TTGAAAAAAATTACAATATCACTAATAGTCATTTTCACCTATAACGGTTTCACACTACTAACTGAAGCGGCAAGTTACTCTGATGTAAGTACTAAGCACCCATCATATAATGCAATCCAGTGGGCTGATAAATATGGTATCGCCTCTGGTAACAATGGACAATTCAACCCTGCAAGTTCCGTCACTGAAGCACAATTTGCAAAAATGTACGTCGAATTTTTCCAGTTCCCTTCTGTGCCAAATGAACGCACGGACAGTCACGTTTGGTCGGACATTTATTATGATCGATTAAACTACTATAATGCACCTGTAAAAGGGGCGGATAATTATTCCGTTCGAGAGAAGTCCATTAATCGCGGGACACTTGCTCAACTAATCGCATTTGCACATGGGAAACCATCTGATTTGAATAGCGCTGTTACATATTTAATGGCTGAAGGTATCTCATCAGGACAAAATATGAATGAATCGGATCCTGCAAAAATATTCGGAGCTTCTAACTCATTAACTCGTTCTCAAGCTGTAACATTTTTATACCGTATGTCTCAAAATAATCAAGGCACACTCGCAGCAAGCGTTTTATCAGGTACTAGTAATGTAGCCCCAACAAAACCAACAACACCGCTAGAAAGTTTAGACGCGTCAAAACTTTACGATGTGGGTGGAAATTTAAGCTACTATATTACAAACTCTAACTACAAAGAATTTGAACTTGCTGTGTTATCAGGAAAAGATAAAATCGGCGGTTATATAACGAAAAAGGGCGCTATACTTGAAGGCTTCGAAGTTGGAAAGGCCTATAAAGGCGAGGCAAAAGTAAAGAAAAATGGCAAGCTGATTTATATTTTAGTAGACAAGCTAAATGGCAATAAAATTGATGCAATTTACTGGGAAAATGCTGATGAGGTATCTGCGAAAAAATTTAAAATGATGAAAAGGGATACTTCCGCAAGCAAATATTCAAGCTTGGAATTCTTATTTATCGAGATAACAAATGTAACGCGTGCGAATAATGAGATTCATGCGTTAAAATACGACCCAAAAGTTGCAAAATTGGCGAAAAACCACAGTACGGATATGAATACAAACAATTATTTCGATCACTATAGCCAAAGTGGTGTATCTCCGTTCGACCGTATGGAAAATGCAGGTTTATATTTCACTACAGCTGGCGAAAATTTAAGCTACAACTACCCAACAATTTTCGAAGCGCATAATGGATTACTAAATTCACAAGGACACCGCGATAATATTAATAATAAATATTTCTCATATGCAGGTGTCGGAATTACCGGTAGCTACTACACTATTAAGTTTATTACATATCCAAAATAA
- a CDS encoding gamma-glutamyltransferase family protein: MNFLHHPFASKRNTVMSTRGMVATSQPLAAQAGLDILKKGGNAVDAAIATAATLTVVEPTSNGIGSDAFALVWMKDELYGLNASGPSPKSISKEALTERGLDKVPMHGVIPVTVPGAPSAWVALSERFGKLPLTEVLAPAISYAEEGYPISPTLGHNWKNAYKQYKEKLTTEEFTSWFETFSIDGRLPEIGEVWKSPAHAGTLRLIAETKGAAFYKGELADKIDAFMKKYNGFLSKEDLMSYEPEWVDPISVHYKGYDVWEIPPNGQGIVAQMALNIYQHGEANWQDANSIHQQIEAMKLAYTDGKAFVTERTHMPVDTETLLSKEYGEKRFAEITDTALDPIPFDIPKGGTIYLAAADEEGNMVSYIQSNYMGFGSGIVIPNTGISLQNRGYDFSLDENHPNFLKPGKRTYHTIIPGFLTKDNQAVGPFGVMGGYMQPQGQFQVITHTIDAHLNPQAALDMPRWQWMGEKRIEVEPHFPNYLVQELAQKGHDIHITHDSGLFGRGQVIWRDQKTGVLYGGTESRTDGQIAAW, translated from the coding sequence ATGAATTTTTTACATCATCCGTTTGCAAGTAAGCGAAATACAGTTATGTCCACTCGCGGAATGGTCGCAACGTCTCAGCCACTTGCAGCACAAGCTGGCTTAGACATTTTAAAAAAAGGGGGAAATGCAGTTGATGCTGCGATCGCAACGGCTGCAACATTAACCGTTGTTGAACCAACATCTAACGGAATTGGGAGCGATGCCTTTGCACTTGTTTGGATGAAGGATGAGTTATATGGCTTAAATGCATCAGGCCCTTCTCCAAAATCAATTTCTAAAGAAGCTTTAACTGAAAGAGGATTAGACAAAGTGCCAATGCATGGTGTAATTCCTGTCACAGTTCCAGGTGCCCCTTCTGCTTGGGTAGCCCTTTCAGAACGTTTCGGGAAATTACCTTTAACAGAAGTACTTGCACCCGCTATTTCTTACGCTGAGGAAGGCTATCCTATTTCGCCTACGCTCGGTCACAATTGGAAAAATGCCTATAAACAATACAAAGAAAAACTAACAACAGAGGAATTCACAAGCTGGTTTGAGACTTTTTCGATTGATGGACGTCTACCTGAAATCGGCGAAGTTTGGAAATCCCCTGCGCATGCGGGGACATTAAGATTAATCGCAGAAACAAAAGGGGCAGCGTTTTATAAAGGTGAGTTAGCAGACAAAATTGATGCCTTCATGAAAAAATATAACGGATTCCTTTCTAAAGAGGATTTAATGAGCTACGAACCAGAGTGGGTGGATCCAATCTCGGTTCATTATAAAGGGTATGATGTATGGGAAATCCCGCCAAACGGACAAGGAATTGTAGCACAAATGGCACTGAATATTTATCAGCATGGAGAGGCAAATTGGCAAGATGCAAATAGTATTCACCAACAAATTGAAGCGATGAAGCTTGCCTATACAGACGGAAAAGCATTCGTTACAGAACGTACCCATATGCCTGTGGATACAGAAACACTGTTATCAAAGGAATATGGCGAAAAACGCTTTGCTGAAATAACAGATACGGCACTTGATCCAATCCCGTTTGATATTCCAAAAGGTGGTACTATTTATTTAGCCGCAGCGGATGAAGAAGGAAATATGGTGTCTTATATTCAAAGTAACTACATGGGCTTTGGCTCAGGTATTGTCATTCCGAATACAGGAATTTCGTTGCAAAACCGCGGCTATGATTTTTCACTTGATGAAAATCACCCGAATTTCTTAAAGCCTGGGAAACGTACGTACCATACGATTATTCCAGGTTTCTTAACGAAAGATAATCAAGCAGTTGGTCCATTTGGGGTAATGGGTGGCTATATGCAACCACAAGGACAATTCCAAGTGATCACACATACAATTGATGCCCATTTAAATCCACAAGCTGCACTCGACATGCCGCGTTGGCAATGGATGGGTGAAAAACGTATTGAAGTGGAGCCTCATTTCCCAAATTATTTAGTTCAAGAGCTCGCACAAAAAGGGCATGATATCCACATTACGCATGACAGTGGTCTATTCGGACGCGGGCAAGTTATTTGGCGTGACCAAAAAACAGGCGTCCTCTACGGCGGAACAGAATCACGCACAGACGGTCAAATTGCTGCGTGGTAA